A genomic region of Devosia ginsengisoli contains the following coding sequences:
- a CDS encoding alpha-L-rhamnosidase produces MVRPLADKGVETPASFLAKSFTLDGVGGSEVLYISALGLYRCFINGHRVGNDLLTPGWTSYDSRLSYQTYAVVDLLVPGENRIEIWLADGWLRSQMMWGKAPIFNTWGSEIAAIAELHSGKGDGAPLLVTEASWESGELPVRKSGIYFGEIFDARFTPKITAGSAAIAFDTSKLIAHETTPVRELAPLPVVRSWTDAEGRTVYDFGQNSGGYVAFDVTGEAGATVTVEHAEVLNEHGDFYNVNFRTAAARLEYTLAGTGTEHYRPYFTFQGFRYARVTITGTAKLDSVVSVPISSVTAVKAAFISGNDLVNRLVLNTVWSQRANFIEVPTDCPQRDERLGWTGDAQVFAGTAAYFGEVQGFFHKWMRDLMADQRPDGAVPHVVPDPTKLNPGDYPGFYGSTGWGDAVAVIPWQLYLHYGDEAFLGEALPAMVKWVDFVWSISDGPVVSPPREWGGRGFSFGDWLQPGGPSAKPLPTIGDDAAATIYLFITSTLVARIARITGNTDIATRLEKMAAEVKAAFAREFITPSGRLAYDDQTSYALAFLHDLIPEDKREAAKHYFKATIARADGRIGTGFIGTPALLPALVKIGEIGLAADVFLQEEVPGWLYQVKMGATTIWERWDAIQADGSIYNPQMNSYNHYAYGAVCQWLLEGVAGFRPDETEPGFATVVFEPTIIADLSPVKASHASPKGDIRAEWTAEADQVRYEVEVPAGSRGLLRLKPDYSNARVDGAAWDGKGDYTLASGTHTVTFTYTPVARKARAEHSINARTP; encoded by the coding sequence ATGGTTCGGCCCCTGGCCGACAAGGGCGTCGAAACGCCGGCCAGTTTTCTCGCCAAGTCGTTCACGCTCGACGGCGTCGGCGGCAGCGAGGTGCTCTATATCTCCGCGCTCGGGCTCTACCGTTGCTTCATCAATGGTCACCGCGTCGGCAATGACCTGCTGACCCCGGGCTGGACCAGCTATGACTCCCGCCTGAGCTACCAGACCTATGCCGTGGTCGACCTGCTCGTGCCGGGCGAGAACCGCATCGAAATCTGGCTGGCCGATGGCTGGCTGCGCTCGCAGATGATGTGGGGCAAAGCCCCGATCTTCAACACCTGGGGCAGTGAAATCGCCGCCATCGCCGAGCTGCATTCCGGCAAGGGCGACGGCGCCCCGCTGCTGGTCACCGAGGCGAGCTGGGAGAGCGGCGAGCTGCCAGTGCGCAAGTCGGGCATCTATTTCGGCGAAATCTTCGATGCGCGCTTCACGCCCAAGATCACGGCCGGCAGCGCCGCCATTGCCTTCGACACGAGCAAGCTCATCGCCCACGAAACGACGCCGGTCCGTGAACTCGCTCCCCTCCCTGTGGTCAGGAGCTGGACCGATGCAGAGGGCCGCACTGTCTATGATTTCGGCCAGAACAGCGGCGGCTATGTCGCCTTTGACGTGACCGGCGAGGCTGGCGCCACGGTCACTGTGGAACATGCCGAAGTGCTCAACGAGCATGGCGACTTCTACAACGTCAATTTCCGCACCGCCGCGGCGCGGCTGGAATATACGCTGGCTGGCACTGGCACCGAACATTACCGGCCCTATTTCACCTTCCAGGGGTTCCGCTATGCCCGCGTGACCATCACCGGCACGGCAAAACTCGACAGCGTGGTCTCGGTGCCGATCAGTTCGGTCACCGCGGTCAAGGCCGCCTTCATCTCGGGCAATGACCTGGTCAACCGGCTGGTGCTCAATACCGTCTGGTCGCAGCGCGCCAATTTCATCGAAGTACCCACCGATTGCCCGCAGCGCGACGAGCGGCTGGGCTGGACCGGCGATGCGCAGGTCTTTGCCGGCACCGCCGCCTATTTCGGCGAAGTGCAGGGCTTCTTCCACAAATGGATGCGGGACCTGATGGCCGACCAGCGCCCCGATGGCGCCGTGCCCCATGTCGTGCCGGATCCGACCAAGCTCAACCCTGGGGATTATCCGGGCTTTTACGGCAGCACCGGCTGGGGCGATGCCGTCGCCGTCATCCCGTGGCAGCTTTACCTGCATTACGGCGACGAGGCCTTCCTCGGCGAAGCGCTGCCGGCCATGGTCAAATGGGTCGATTTTGTCTGGTCGATCAGCGATGGCCCGGTGGTCTCCCCGCCGCGCGAATGGGGCGGGCGCGGCTTTTCCTTCGGCGACTGGCTGCAGCCGGGTGGGCCTTCGGCCAAGCCGCTGCCGACCATCGGCGACGATGCCGCCGCCACCATCTACCTCTTTATCACATCCACACTAGTCGCCCGTATTGCCCGCATTACCGGCAATACCGATATCGCCACGCGCCTCGAAAAGATGGCCGCCGAGGTGAAGGCCGCCTTCGCCCGCGAATTCATCACGCCATCGGGGCGGCTGGCCTATGACGACCAGACATCCTATGCGCTCGCTTTCCTCCACGACCTCATTCCCGAGGACAAGCGCGAGGCCGCCAAGCACTATTTCAAGGCCACCATTGCCCGCGCCGACGGCCGCATCGGCACCGGCTTCATCGGCACACCGGCTCTGCTGCCGGCTCTGGTCAAGATCGGGGAAATCGGCCTCGCCGCCGATGTGTTCCTGCAGGAAGAAGTCCCCGGCTGGCTCTATCAGGTCAAGATGGGCGCCACCACCATCTGGGAGCGCTGGGACGCCATCCAGGCCGATGGCTCCATCTACAATCCGCAGATGAATTCCTACAATCACTACGCCTATGGCGCGGTGTGCCAATGGCTGCTGGAAGGCGTGGCCGGCTTCCGGCCGGACGAAACCGAGCCGGGCTTTGCCACGGTGGTCTTCGAGCCGACCATCATCGCCGACCTGTCGCCGGTCAAGGCGAGCCATGCCAGCCCGAAGGGTGACATCCGCGCCGAATGGACGGCCGAGGCCGACCAGGTTCGCTACGAGGTCGAGGTTCCCGCCGGATCGCGCGGCCTGCTGCGCCTCAAGCCCGACTATAGCAATGCACGGGTCGATGGCGCCGCCTGGGATGGCAAGGGCGACTACACCCTCGCGTCTGGCACGCACACCGTCACCTTCACCTACACGCCGGTCGCGCGGAAAGCGCGTGCCGAGCACAGCATCAATGCCCGCACGCCCTGA